From a region of the Flavobacterium sediminilitoris genome:
- a CDS encoding iron ABC transporter permease, which yields MTRKFSILFISLIALLLFLTILNISLGSIKIPFKEVFNCLVGNEVSKTSWEYIILNFRLPKAITAILVGIALSISGLLMQTLFRNPLAGPYVLGLSSGASLGVATVLLGSSILPATLASLFLSSYGLVIASGLGSAMVLMAVLFVSQRLKDTMSILIVGLMFGSITNAVVSILSYFTTAEQLQKYTFWTLGSLGNLSWNDVSLLSIITFIGIVLSFLVIKPLDALLLGEKYANSLGVNFKRTRYIILFATSILAGSITAFVGPIAFIGLAVPHIAKLLFQTSNHFVLFWSTSLLGAIILLFCDIVAQFPGNDLTLPINAITSIIGAPIVVWLLIRKRRIA from the coding sequence GTGACTAGAAAATTTTCCATATTATTTATAAGCTTAATTGCATTATTACTTTTTCTAACTATTCTTAACATTAGTTTAGGCTCTATAAAAATACCTTTTAAAGAAGTTTTCAATTGCTTAGTAGGGAATGAAGTTTCAAAAACATCTTGGGAATATATCATTCTTAATTTTCGTTTACCCAAAGCTATAACTGCTATATTAGTAGGTATTGCCCTCTCAATAAGTGGCTTATTAATGCAAACCCTATTTCGAAATCCACTAGCAGGTCCTTATGTATTAGGTCTAAGTTCTGGTGCAAGTTTAGGTGTAGCTACAGTCCTATTAGGTTCTAGTATTTTGCCTGCTACTCTTGCTTCCTTATTTTTATCGTCTTATGGATTAGTAATAGCTTCTGGATTAGGAAGCGCCATGGTTTTAATGGCTGTTTTATTTGTTTCCCAACGTTTAAAGGACACTATGTCTATTTTAATAGTAGGTTTAATGTTTGGTAGTATTACAAATGCTGTAGTTTCAATTCTATCTTATTTTACAACGGCTGAACAATTACAGAAATATACTTTCTGGACATTAGGCAGTTTGGGGAATTTGAGTTGGAATGATGTTTCTTTACTTTCTATTATTACGTTTATAGGTATTGTATTAAGTTTTTTAGTTATTAAACCTTTAGACGCTCTTTTATTAGGTGAAAAATATGCCAATAGTTTGGGAGTCAATTTTAAAAGAACACGTTATATTATTCTTTTTGCAACGAGTATTTTAGCAGGTAGTATTACTGCTTTTGTTGGTCCTATTGCTTTTATAGGTTTAGCAGTTCCTCATATAGCTAAATTACTTTTCCAAACGAGTAATCATTTTGTATTATTTTGGAGTACATCACTGTTAGGAGCCATTATTTTGTTGTTTTGTGATATTGTAGCCCAATTTCCTGGCAATGACCTTACACTGCCTATTAATGCCATTACTTCTATCATTGGTGCTCCTATTGTAGTTTGGTTGTTAATCAGAAAAAGAAGAATTGCATAA
- a CDS encoding DNA alkylation repair protein has product MVSEEIKNRKGAKKAQDIPDNVLKLLNEGKIPTVNLTEWLAINQVKLIQNTFQKIGLEKSIDTITKAIELQKKPSTMSLIKLIGLHLYEYCKQSKTITSTISLLSNHESDTLRCYVTYLIALDSDLNISEKLNQSRKLIADKHFGVREIVWMALRPEIEKNLTESIKILSRWTSDSDENIRRFTTESTRPRGVWCKHIEELKENPEQMLPILEELKSDQSKYVQDSVGNWLNDASKSRPEFVIKLCKKWKSESPTAETEKIIKRALRTIMK; this is encoded by the coding sequence ATGGTAAGCGAAGAAATCAAAAATAGAAAAGGTGCAAAAAAAGCACAGGACATTCCAGATAACGTACTAAAATTACTCAACGAAGGTAAAATTCCAACGGTTAATCTTACAGAATGGTTAGCCATCAATCAAGTTAAATTGATTCAAAACACTTTCCAAAAAATTGGATTAGAAAAAAGTATTGATACTATCACAAAAGCAATTGAGCTACAAAAAAAACCTTCTACAATGAGTTTAATAAAACTTATCGGACTACATCTTTATGAATATTGTAAACAATCTAAAACTATAACTTCAACAATTAGCCTTTTAAGCAATCACGAATCAGATACGTTAAGATGTTATGTCACATATCTAATAGCTTTGGATAGTGATTTGAATATTTCAGAAAAGCTTAACCAATCCAGAAAACTAATTGCCGACAAGCATTTTGGAGTTAGAGAAATTGTTTGGATGGCTTTAAGACCTGAAATTGAAAAAAATCTTACTGAATCCATTAAAATATTAAGCAGATGGACTAGCGACTCGGATGAAAACATTAGACGTTTTACAACGGAGTCAACAAGACCAAGAGGTGTTTGGTGCAAACATATTGAAGAATTAAAAGAAAATCCTGAACAAATGTTACCCATTTTAGAAGAATTAAAATCAGATCAATCAAAATATGTTCAAGACAGCGTTGGAAATTGGTTAAACGATGCCAGTAAGTCTAGACCTGAATTTGTAATCAAGTTATGCAAAAAATGGAAATCAGAATCGCCAACAGCAGAAACAGAAAAGATAATAAAGCGAGCATTAAGAACAATTATGAAATAA
- a CDS encoding arylamine N-acetyltransferase family protein → MDKEKYLDRIKYSGKSKPNLDLLKKLQKQHLLNVPFENLDIHYNIPIELNINRIYKKIVLNNRGGFCYELNGLFFELLLALNFEAKRISARVYSQEKGYGEEFDHFAIIVKIDGEEYLSDVGFGDFTFEPLKIDIGKIQNDECGTYLIDKYDEKYFRVNKVENGKITPEYIFQKEKKDFNDYQEMCKYHQTSPDSHFTQKRLISLPTTNGRITITGNKLKITESGSTTESEIKNEIEFRQHLRNLFNIIE, encoded by the coding sequence ATGGACAAAGAAAAATATCTCGATAGAATTAAATATTCAGGAAAATCTAAACCTAATCTAGATTTATTAAAAAAACTACAAAAACAGCATCTTTTAAATGTTCCTTTTGAGAATTTAGACATACATTATAATATTCCGATTGAATTAAACATTAATCGAATTTATAAAAAGATTGTACTCAATAATCGCGGAGGATTTTGTTATGAACTTAACGGATTGTTTTTTGAACTGTTACTTGCATTGAATTTTGAAGCCAAGCGTATATCTGCAAGAGTTTATAGTCAAGAAAAAGGATATGGAGAAGAATTTGACCATTTTGCAATTATTGTTAAAATTGATGGTGAAGAATACTTAAGTGATGTAGGGTTTGGCGATTTTACTTTTGAGCCTCTAAAAATAGATATTGGTAAAATTCAAAATGACGAATGTGGGACTTACCTTATAGATAAATATGATGAAAAATATTTTCGTGTAAATAAAGTGGAAAATGGAAAAATAACACCCGAGTACATTTTTCAGAAAGAAAAAAAGGATTTTAATGATTATCAGGAAATGTGTAAATATCACCAAACTAGTCCCGATTCTCATTTTACACAGAAAAGATTAATCTCATTGCCAACAACAAACGGAAGAATTACTATAACCGGAAATAAATTAAAAATCACAGAATCGGGTTCAACAACTGAAAGTGAAATTAAAAATGAAATAGAATTCAGACAGCATTTAAGGAATTTATTTAACATTATAGAATAA
- a CDS encoding ABC transporter ATP-binding protein has product MSKKVLHSENLSIGYTTKSNTRTIIEQCDISLESGKLIALIGANGIGKSTLIKTITGIIPPIKGNTFINQKRISDYHPKELAQELSIVLTESLPPSNLTVYEIVALGRQPYTNWLGTLTPEDKEKIENAIALTGIGNFIEKRHFEISDGQLQKALITRALAQDTAIIILDEPTTHLDLVHKVSLIKLLQKLTHETGKTILYSTHDIDLAIQLCDEMIVLTENRLVKDQPCNLIEQDVFNELFQNESVVFDKTIGKFKVV; this is encoded by the coding sequence ATGTCAAAAAAAGTATTACATAGCGAAAACCTTTCTATAGGATATACTACAAAATCCAATACCAGAACAATTATTGAACAGTGTGATATTAGTTTAGAATCTGGCAAATTAATTGCGCTAATTGGTGCTAATGGAATTGGGAAATCAACATTAATAAAAACAATTACTGGAATTATTCCTCCTATTAAGGGAAATACTTTTATTAATCAAAAGAGAATATCAGACTATCATCCTAAAGAGTTAGCTCAAGAACTTAGTATTGTTCTTACAGAGTCATTACCTCCTAGTAATTTAACGGTTTATGAAATTGTAGCTTTAGGCAGACAGCCTTATACAAATTGGCTAGGTACTTTAACACCAGAAGATAAAGAAAAAATAGAAAATGCAATTGCATTAACGGGCATTGGTAATTTTATTGAAAAAAGACATTTTGAAATTAGTGACGGACAACTTCAAAAAGCATTAATTACAAGGGCTTTGGCTCAAGATACTGCTATCATTATATTAGATGAACCTACTACTCATTTAGACTTAGTTCATAAAGTATCATTAATTAAACTACTTCAAAAATTGACTCACGAAACAGGGAAAACAATTTTATATTCTACGCATGATATTGATTTAGCTATACAATTATGTGATGAAATGATTGTTTTAACCGAAAATAGATTAGTTAAAGATCAACCTTGCAATTTAATTGAACAAGATGTTTTTAATGAATTGTTTCAAAATGAATCGGTTGTGTTTGATAAAACAATAGGTAAATTTAAAGTGGTTTAG
- a CDS encoding DUF998 domain-containing protein, which translates to MKSQKTNFSNISVFLSILTIVITIIAHFANPEINPSWQPISETALGNYGWLMNIAFSLMTFSIVSFIIQSRKCYTNLGGKIGKTFLAISAIGFLLAGLFNTDPATLPQEQATTSGLIHSVGAGFLGFLIMASLLFAWVFIKNPNYKKYKGPILIMTILLWISEIYTIIDMTTELPKNNGNLGPNVLIGWSGRIVLLFCVLWLITISLQTKKYKNGQAENG; encoded by the coding sequence ATGAAATCACAGAAGACAAACTTTAGTAACATTTCAGTGTTTTTGAGCATTCTTACTATTGTTATAACAATCATTGCTCATTTTGCTAACCCCGAAATCAACCCATCTTGGCAACCAATTAGCGAAACAGCGCTTGGTAATTATGGTTGGTTAATGAATATTGCATTTTCATTAATGACTTTTAGCATTGTGTCTTTCATTATACAATCAAGAAAATGTTACACAAATCTTGGAGGAAAAATTGGAAAAACATTTTTAGCTATTTCTGCAATCGGATTTTTATTGGCAGGTCTTTTTAACACTGACCCAGCAACTCTTCCTCAGGAACAAGCAACTACAAGCGGATTAATCCATAGTGTAGGAGCTGGATTTTTAGGATTCTTAATAATGGCTTCATTGCTATTCGCTTGGGTTTTTATTAAAAATCCGAATTACAAAAAATATAAAGGTCCAATATTAATAATGACAATTCTACTTTGGATTTCAGAAATATACACAATAATAGATATGACTACAGAATTACCAAAGAACAATGGAAATTTAGGTCCGAATGTACTAATTGGTTGGTCAGGAAGAATAGTTCTGTTATTCTGCGTGTTATGGTTAATTACAATATCATTACAAACTAAAAAATATAAAAATGGACAAGCCGAAAACGGTTGA
- a CDS encoding VOC family protein: MIKTEPIIAVKNVHESSEWYQKLLNCKSGHGGDTFEILTNDNNGQILSLHKWSAHEHPTLSNPNIKAGNGLILYFVVDDLNLIWKNAKKLNAKIEEEPHLNINSGRIEFSIRDLDDYFISICANKTS; encoded by the coding sequence ATGATAAAAACAGAACCTATAATTGCAGTTAAAAATGTACACGAAAGTTCAGAATGGTATCAAAAACTATTAAACTGTAAAAGTGGACATGGTGGAGACACATTTGAAATTTTGACAAACGATAACAATGGACAAATTTTATCATTGCATAAATGGAGCGCTCACGAACATCCAACCTTATCTAACCCGAATATAAAAGCAGGAAACGGACTCATTTTATACTTTGTTGTAGATGATTTAAACCTAATTTGGAAAAATGCAAAAAAGCTTAATGCAAAAATAGAAGAAGAACCTCATTTGAACATTAATTCTGGACGAATAGAATTTTCAATTCGCGATTTAGACGATTATTTTATATCTATCTGTGCAAACAAAACTAGCTAA
- a CDS encoding VOC family protein, producing the protein METKFEAGINIAIKIPKSKYDKTVAFYKDILKLEVQEKPISNPTVSRTHEVKFGHNIIWLDCVDNYTHSETWLQLTVPDVTEATNYLISNGVETCDEIEELPKDMHWIQDPAGTVFNLQKRELK; encoded by the coding sequence ATGGAAACAAAATTTGAAGCAGGAATTAACATTGCAATAAAAATTCCAAAAAGCAAATACGACAAAACAGTAGCTTTTTATAAAGATATTTTAAAATTGGAAGTCCAAGAAAAACCTATAAGCAACCCTACTGTTTCTAGGACGCACGAAGTAAAATTTGGTCATAATATTATATGGTTAGACTGTGTAGACAACTATACCCATTCGGAAACTTGGCTGCAACTTACAGTTCCCGATGTAACAGAAGCAACAAATTATTTAATATCTAACGGTGTAGAAACTTGTGACGAAATCGAAGAACTTCCAAAAGACATGCATTGGATTCAAGACCCAGCAGGAACAGTATTCAACTTACAAAAAAGAGAACTAAAATAA
- a CDS encoding winged helix-turn-helix transcriptional regulator, which translates to MDTKELVVENKICPLEKAVNTISGKWKIPIIWQINEGKKRPSEFLRGIDKVDRRVLNQHLNEMVSDGLLTKESFNELPPRVEYQLTDLGRELVDVLWKLNDWGKLLLDKNE; encoded by the coding sequence ATGGATACAAAGGAATTAGTTGTTGAAAATAAAATTTGTCCGTTAGAAAAAGCGGTTAACACAATTAGTGGAAAGTGGAAAATTCCTATTATTTGGCAAATTAATGAAGGTAAAAAAAGACCAAGTGAATTTTTAAGAGGAATTGATAAAGTTGATAGAAGAGTGTTAAATCAACATTTGAATGAAATGGTTTCGGATGGTTTATTGACTAAAGAATCATTCAATGAATTACCTCCTAGAGTTGAATATCAATTAACGGATTTAGGTCGAGAATTGGTTGATGTTCTATGGAAATTAAACGATTGGGGGAAATTGCTTCTAGATAAAAACGAATAA
- a CDS encoding SRPBCC family protein, which produces MKTNLQFDFLVDKEKNTITINREFLAERQLIWDCYTKSELLDQWFGPEPLSTKTKSMDFRENGHWHYAMIEPNGTEYWGWTKYLTIKPIEYYTSLDAFSNEKGEISKELPQAKWEVTFTDKGDNTIVKTIIVYDSLEDLETIIKMGMQDGMLSTLERLDKFLLNL; this is translated from the coding sequence ATGAAAACTAATTTGCAATTCGATTTCCTTGTAGATAAGGAAAAAAACACAATTACAATTAATCGAGAATTTTTAGCAGAACGACAACTCATTTGGGATTGCTATACAAAAAGTGAGCTTTTAGATCAATGGTTTGGACCTGAACCCTTATCAACTAAAACCAAATCTATGGATTTTAGAGAAAATGGACATTGGCATTATGCAATGATTGAACCAAATGGAACAGAATATTGGGGTTGGACAAAATATCTTACAATTAAACCTATTGAGTATTACACAAGTTTAGATGCTTTTAGTAATGAAAAAGGCGAAATAAGCAAAGAACTACCACAAGCAAAATGGGAAGTTACATTTACTGATAAAGGCGATAATACAATAGTAAAAACCATAATAGTGTATGATTCTCTTGAAGATTTAGAAACTATAATCAAAATGGGAATGCAAGACGGAATGCTTTCCACTCTGGAAAGATTAGATAAATTTCTATTAAATCTTTAA
- a CDS encoding DUF4468 domain-containing protein → MKKLITSFTLFLTFSVFTFGQTEHLEKFEYSETGINDYIVTKIEDKTTNEIYSKTINWIKETYKNPDKVIKMEIENEKVRINSVASNLLFVKKMSFSLDYIIELSIKDGKYKFELISLTAGGTDYKKIPNFKTDNKLIKNFGESPKRIENYLNNLNESLRNYILGEKKNDDW, encoded by the coding sequence ATGAAAAAACTAATTACATCATTCACATTATTCTTAACATTTTCAGTATTTACATTTGGACAAACAGAACATCTCGAAAAATTTGAATATTCAGAAACTGGAATTAACGATTATATTGTTACTAAAATTGAAGATAAAACGACAAATGAAATTTATAGTAAAACAATTAATTGGATAAAAGAAACTTACAAAAATCCAGATAAAGTAATAAAAATGGAAATAGAAAATGAAAAGGTACGAATTAATAGTGTTGCTTCTAATTTACTATTTGTAAAAAAAATGAGCTTTAGCTTAGATTATATTATTGAACTATCAATCAAGGATGGTAAATATAAGTTTGAATTAATTTCCTTAACAGCAGGAGGAACTGATTATAAAAAAATTCCAAACTTTAAAACTGACAACAAACTAATTAAAAATTTTGGTGAGTCACCAAAAAGAATAGAAAACTATTTAAATAACCTTAATGAAAGTTTAAGAAACTATATACTTGGTGAAAAGAAAAATGATGATTGGTAA
- a CDS encoding SRPBCC family protein, with protein MQKIQFRKEINASAQKVYETMLGLKNKATYEYWTATFNPTSTYEGSWDKGSKILFVGIDENGKKGGMVSEIVEHKPASFISIRHYGFLNEGIEVTTGEQVEKWAGGHENYNFQESNGITTVTVEMDTIDEYLDYFNNTYPKALDKLKEISEQ; from the coding sequence ATGCAAAAAATACAATTTAGAAAAGAAATAAACGCATCCGCTCAAAAAGTATATGAAACAATGCTGGGCTTGAAGAATAAGGCTACTTACGAATATTGGACAGCAACTTTTAATCCTACTTCTACTTATGAAGGAAGTTGGGACAAAGGAAGCAAAATTCTTTTTGTAGGAATAGATGAAAACGGTAAAAAAGGAGGAATGGTGTCGGAAATTGTAGAACACAAACCTGCTAGTTTTATTTCCATTCGTCATTACGGATTTTTGAACGAAGGTATTGAAGTAACAACAGGTGAACAGGTAGAAAAATGGGCAGGCGGACACGAAAATTATAACTTTCAAGAAAGTAATGGTATTACAACTGTAACTGTGGAGATGGATACTATTGATGAATATTTAGATTACTTCAATAACACTTATCCAAAAGCATTAGATAAATTAAAAGAAATTTCAGAACAATAA
- a CDS encoding metalloregulator ArsR/SmtB family transcription factor — translation MKLRRDIFQAISDPTRRAILVLLTSQSMTAGDIASNFDVARPTISKHIQILNECELVEANQKGREIYYQLKIDKMKEIDKWLEQFREIWENRFNNLDNLLSTIKNKKNEN, via the coding sequence ATGAAACTAAGAAGAGATATTTTTCAAGCTATTTCCGACCCAACAAGACGAGCAATCTTAGTATTGCTTACATCACAATCTATGACAGCAGGTGATATAGCGTCAAATTTTGATGTAGCAAGGCCAACAATTTCAAAACACATTCAAATATTAAATGAATGTGAACTTGTTGAAGCAAATCAAAAAGGAAGAGAAATATACTATCAACTAAAAATTGATAAAATGAAAGAAATAGATAAATGGTTAGAACAATTCAGAGAAATATGGGAAAACCGTTTCAATAATTTAGACAACTTATTATCAACAATTAAAAACAAGAAAAATGAAAACTAA
- a CDS encoding FMN-dependent NADH-azoreductase codes for MKILRIDSSVRIQNSKTRMLTDYFLEQLKNHKKYSLKSRDVGIHPPNFPTDEFIKANYTSEKNRTQEMKNILTLSDILIDELTNSDKIIIASPMYNFSISATLKAYIDNIVRVGRTFELDENGAMKGLLSGKKALVITSRGAMSYKNGEILESFDFQENYLRALLNFIGITNITFVNTEAQDFGTEDLKNSNFEQSKKQLSELAKIW; via the coding sequence ATGAAAATATTAAGAATCGATTCAAGTGTAAGAATTCAAAATTCAAAAACAAGAATGCTAACCGACTATTTCTTGGAACAGTTGAAAAACCACAAAAAATACTCATTGAAAAGTAGAGACGTTGGCATTCATCCGCCAAATTTTCCAACTGACGAATTCATTAAAGCAAATTATACCTCAGAAAAAAACAGAACGCAAGAAATGAAAAACATACTTACATTGTCCGATATATTAATAGATGAACTAACAAATAGCGACAAAATAATAATAGCATCTCCAATGTATAATTTCTCCATTTCTGCAACTTTAAAAGCATATATTGACAATATAGTAAGGGTTGGACGAACATTCGAATTAGACGAAAATGGAGCAATGAAAGGACTGTTAAGCGGTAAAAAAGCTTTAGTAATCACATCAAGAGGTGCAATGTCCTATAAAAACGGAGAAATACTTGAATCTTTCGATTTTCAAGAAAACTATTTAAGAGCATTGTTAAATTTTATAGGAATAACAAACATCACTTTTGTAAACACAGAGGCACAAGATTTTGGAACAGAAGATTTAAAAAATAGTAACTTTGAACAATCTAAAAAACAGTTATCAGAATTGGCTAAAATATGGTAA
- a CDS encoding iron chaperone, translated as MDKPKTVDDYFNTQPEKTKKALIELKKCILKVKPNATELFNYNIPAYSLVEDGKREQQIMIAGYKKHVGLYPHPTTMEKFDLELSEYKKGKGSVQFPLDKPIPIDLVERMIKYRIQLLENKNNH; from the coding sequence ATGGACAAGCCGAAAACGGTTGATGACTATTTTAATACTCAACCTGAAAAAACGAAAAAAGCACTTATAGAGTTAAAAAAGTGTATTCTTAAAGTTAAACCAAATGCAACTGAATTGTTCAATTATAATATTCCAGCATATTCATTAGTAGAAGATGGAAAAAGAGAACAGCAAATTATGATTGCAGGCTATAAAAAACACGTTGGTCTTTATCCACACCCTACTACTATGGAAAAATTCGACTTGGAATTAAGCGAATATAAAAAAGGAAAAGGTTCGGTTCAATTTCCATTAGATAAACCTATTCCTATTGACCTAGTTGAAAGAATGATTAAATACCGGATCCAATTATTAGAAAATAAAAACAATCACTAA